Proteins from one Lepidochelys kempii isolate rLepKem1 unplaced genomic scaffold, rLepKem1.hap2 scaffold_61, whole genome shotgun sequence genomic window:
- the LOC140904668 gene encoding dynein heavy chain domain-containing protein 1-like: MQELAGSILYGGYILDAGDTEAVQSLSQQCLGSAWRLLPPRGLQTLLTALIRGSNLALPEEDVIADTRARIQQLPGPADPASCGLHKDLQQQLFESQSSSLLADLLRSQDLWQPTPPPSTQQGALGQLVQQGLQLVRELQDTLQQRGWEVGARGHLPSGCTRPKPRPLLRFLLEECGSFLALLQQVDRDLLCAQEQLKGRPCQIPRCSTILRALERGRLPRPWLPYAPTGPQDPRRWLQTLKCRCQLLCGYLGMAAGQPALLYHLSAFQYPRRLLLALLQEAARVEKKDLDHYHLDQQVLPCLLPPSSPPESGLYLTGLELHHALWDTRSALLQETLSAQPCLLPPIWVQAVGEAWRAPRPNASLLQYSCPIYLGLPQRPVRLSSQRAVMHLALPCKMPPALCAQHRVHIVSTLPCLE, encoded by the exons ATGCAGGAGCTGGCAG GGTCGATTCTCTACGGCGGTTACATCCTGGATGCTGGGGACACAGAGGCCGTGCAGAGCTTGAGCCAGCAGTGCCTGGGCAGTGCCTGGCGTCTGCTGCCCCCCCGGGGGCTGCAGACCCTCCTCACTGCCCTCATCAGGGGCTCCAACCTGG ctctgccggaaGAGGACGTGATCGCAGACACCCGGGCCCGCATACAGCAGCTCCCGGGCCCAGCAGACCCAGCCTCCTGTGGGCTGCACAAGGACCTACAGCAGCAGCTGTTCGAGAGCCAGAGCTCAAGCCTGCTCGCAGACCTGCTGCGTTCTCAGGACCTCTGGCAGCCCACCCCCCCGCCGAGCACCCAGCAGGGGGCCTTGGGGCAgctggtgcagcaggggctgcagctggtGCGGGAGCTGCAGGACACGCTGCAGCAGCGAGGCTGGGAGGTGGGGGCCAGAGGGCATCTCCCAAGTGGGTGCACACGGCCGAAGCCCCGGCCCCTGCTTCGCTTCCTGCTGGAGGAGTGTGGCAGCTTCCTGGCCCTGCTGCAGCAGGTGGATCGGGACCTGCTCTGTGCTCAGGAGCAGCTGAAGGGGCGGCCCTGCCAGATCCCACGCTGCTCCACCATCCTGCGGGCACTGGAGCGGGGACGCCTCCCCCGCCCCTGGCTGCCCTATGCCCCCACTGGCCCCCAGGACCCACGCAGGTGGCTGCAGACCCTGAAGTGTCGCTGCCAGCTGCTGTGTGGGTACCTGGGGATGGCGGCTGGGCAGCCTGCGCTGCTCTACCACCTCTCTGCCTTCCAGTACccacggcgcctcctgctggcactgctccaggaagcagcccGGGTCGAGAAGAAGGACCTGGACCACTACCACCTGGACCAGCAG gtgctgccctgcttgctaccgcCCAGCTCCCCCCCTGAAAGCGGGCTCTACCTGACCGGCCTGGAGCTGCACCACGCCCTGTGGGACACGCGTTCAGCCCTGCTCCAGGAGACGCTCTcggcccagccctgcctgctgccgcCCATctgggtgcaggctgtgggggaGGCCTGGCGCGCTCCAAGGCCCAACGCTTCCCTGCTGCAGTACAGCTGCCCTATCTACCTTGGCCTGCCTCAGCGGCCTGTGCGCTTGAGTAGCCAGCGGGCCGTGATGCACCTGGCGCTGCCCTGCAAGATGCCACCCGCCCTGTGTGCCCAGCACCGGGTGCACATTGTCAGCACGCTGCCCTGCCTGGAATAG